The Spirochaeta isovalerica genome includes a window with the following:
- a CDS encoding flavoprotein, with protein MSPSKKILICISGSISAYKAASLASALKKKGHEVKTVATESALKFIGPAALEGITGQPVLTDMFNPGYEIPHINLSEWADMIVLYPASATTLARLRMGLAEDLLSAIFLSNNFRKPYWICPAMNINMLEHPAVQENLKILEKWGARIIDPDEGVLACGTVGKGRAPEPVPLAEMIEEAL; from the coding sequence ATGTCCCCCTCTAAAAAAATACTCATATGCATCAGCGGATCCATATCCGCCTACAAAGCGGCCTCTCTCGCATCGGCCCTTAAGAAAAAAGGCCATGAGGTGAAGACTGTCGCGACTGAAAGCGCTCTGAAATTCATCGGTCCTGCCGCACTGGAAGGTATTACAGGACAACCGGTCCTGACTGATATGTTCAATCCCGGTTACGAAATCCCTCACATCAATCTCTCCGAATGGGCCGATATGATCGTCCTCTACCCCGCTTCGGCGACGACGCTGGCCCGTCTCAGGATGGGACTGGCGGAAGATCTTCTTTCGGCGATCTTTCTCTCCAACAATTTCAGGAAGCCCTACTGGATCTGCCCGGCCATGAATATCAATATGCTGGAGCATCCGGCGGTTCAGGAAAACCTGAAGATTCTGGAAAAATGGGGAGCCCGGATCATCGATCCCGACGAGGGCGTTCTGGCCTGCGGCACCGTGGGCAAGGGAAGAGCTCCCGAGCCGGTTCCTCTGGCCGAAATGATTGAGGAAGCCCTGTGA
- a CDS encoding DUF2520 domain-containing protein, with protein MNKTRPCAIVGDGRMATHFARYLQLSGIPYKQWSRKANSEDPSDYLKNSRAVFLLIRDDAIASFAEENPGLKEMPLIHFSGSLFLEGIPSIHPLMTFSKELYSLEKYRTIPFIHEKGKMSLRDVLPELPNPVQAMDFRMKSLYHSLCVLSGNFTTMLWQKAFSDFDEKLELDDRLLIPYMEQTFENLKSNWTDALTGPLARRDKETVERNLQALEGDLYQNVYRSFASTVFTGGNL; from the coding sequence ATGAATAAAACACGCCCCTGCGCCATTGTGGGAGACGGCCGCATGGCCACGCACTTTGCGCGCTACCTTCAGCTGAGCGGAATCCCCTATAAACAGTGGTCCCGCAAGGCCAATTCAGAAGACCCTTCTGACTATCTCAAAAACTCCAGAGCCGTTTTCCTCCTGATCAGAGACGATGCCATCGCTTCATTTGCCGAAGAGAATCCCGGTCTGAAAGAGATGCCCCTCATCCATTTTTCCGGAAGCCTCTTTCTCGAAGGAATCCCCTCGATCCATCCCCTGATGACATTTTCAAAAGAACTGTACAGTCTGGAAAAATACAGGACCATCCCTTTCATTCACGAAAAGGGGAAGATGTCTCTCCGCGATGTTCTGCCCGAACTGCCTAACCCCGTTCAGGCCATGGATTTCCGGATGAAATCGCTCTATCACAGTCTCTGCGTTCTCAGCGGGAACTTTACCACCATGCTGTGGCAGAAAGCTTTCAGCGATTTCGACGAGAAGCTGGAACTGGACGACAGGCTGCTGATTCCCTATATGGAACAGACATTCGAAAACCTGAAAAGCAACTGGACCGATGCTCTGACCGGACCTCTGGCCCGGAGGGACAAAGAGACTGTTGAGAGGAATCTCCAGGCTCTGGAAGGCGACCTCTATCAGAACGTCTACCGGTCTTTCGCATCTACCGTTTTTACTGGAGGGAATTTATGA
- the panB gene encoding 3-methyl-2-oxobutanoate hydroxymethyltransferase produces MTTLDFRKYKNENKPISMITCYDSWSAAIIEETDIDCILVGDSLAMTMHGYDSTLPANTELMALHTAAVRRGAPNGFIIGDMPFLSFRKGLVPAMEAVEKIMRAGANAVKLEGYAGHGDIISHIVDSGVPVMGHIGLTPQSVHQLGGYKVQGKSDEKARELMEEAVALEEAGCFAVVLECVPAPIGQAISQKLTIPTIGIGAGNGCDGQVLVLQDMLGLNNKFQPKFVRTYMKGFETIKTALNEYDRTVKDRSFPAEEESYS; encoded by the coding sequence ATGACGACACTCGATTTCAGAAAATACAAAAATGAGAATAAACCCATATCCATGATCACCTGCTACGACAGCTGGAGCGCGGCGATTATAGAAGAAACAGATATAGACTGCATACTGGTGGGAGACAGCCTGGCCATGACCATGCACGGCTATGACAGCACACTTCCCGCCAACACGGAACTGATGGCCCTGCATACGGCAGCCGTACGGAGAGGCGCCCCCAATGGCTTTATCATCGGCGATATGCCCTTTCTCAGCTTCCGCAAAGGACTGGTTCCGGCGATGGAAGCGGTTGAGAAAATCATGCGGGCCGGAGCCAATGCGGTCAAACTGGAAGGATATGCGGGGCACGGTGATATTATCAGTCACATTGTCGATTCCGGTGTTCCGGTCATGGGCCATATCGGCCTGACGCCCCAATCGGTCCATCAGCTCGGCGGATATAAAGTCCAGGGAAAGAGCGATGAAAAGGCACGAGAGCTTATGGAGGAAGCGGTGGCTCTGGAAGAGGCGGGCTGCTTCGCCGTGGTTCTCGAATGCGTGCCGGCCCCGATCGGACAGGCCATATCGCAGAAACTCACCATACCGACCATAGGCATAGGAGCCGGGAACGGATGCGACGGACAGGTTCTGGTTCTTCAGGATATGCTCGGGCTCAACAATAAATTCCAGCCTAAATTCGTAAGAACTTATATGAAGGGCTTTGAAACAATCAAAACAGCCCTTAACGAATACGACAGGACGGTCAAGGATCGCTCCTTTCCTGCAGAAGAGGAGAGCTACAGTTAA
- a CDS encoding PaaI family thioesterase, giving the protein MKYTIKSKQNNSKMCLVCGTDNNLSLKARFYETENDEVVALFTPRDHHQSYPDRLHGGMASAILDEIIGRAIMSRYEDTVWGVTAELTLRYKKPVPLNQELKVVGRITSERGAIFEGSGEIILPDGQVAVSATGKYLKMAIDKISSKEFADNEWFLVDDETPVDEVEV; this is encoded by the coding sequence ATGAAATACACAATTAAATCGAAACAGAACAATTCCAAAATGTGCCTGGTCTGCGGTACCGATAATAATCTGAGCCTGAAAGCCAGGTTTTATGAGACAGAGAATGATGAAGTCGTCGCTCTTTTTACCCCACGGGACCATCATCAGAGTTATCCCGACAGGCTGCACGGCGGTATGGCTTCGGCTATACTCGATGAAATCATCGGCCGGGCCATCATGTCCCGCTATGAAGATACGGTATGGGGCGTAACGGCGGAGCTCACCCTTCGCTATAAGAAGCCGGTTCCTCTCAATCAGGAGCTCAAAGTTGTCGGCAGGATAACATCGGAACGGGGCGCTATTTTTGAGGGTTCCGGGGAAATCATTCTCCCTGACGGGCAGGTGGCCGTTTCAGCCACGGGCAAGTACCTGAAGATGGCGATCGATAAGATTTCATCGAAGGAATTTGCTGATAACGAGTGGTTTCTCGTCGATGATGAGACTCCTGTCGATGAGGTCGAGGTTTAA
- the panD gene encoding aspartate 1-decarboxylase — MIIEMLKAKLHRATVTDADLNYEGSVSIDPSLYKAVGMMEFEKVDILNINNGARLTTYIINGKEGEVCLNGAAARLAQRGDKVIICSYCGLDSEEAKGHKPQVALLDENNRIIKEGIK; from the coding sequence ATGATTATTGAAATGCTGAAAGCAAAACTACATAGAGCCACCGTTACCGATGCGGACCTCAATTACGAAGGCTCCGTATCAATCGATCCTTCACTGTACAAAGCGGTGGGGATGATGGAATTTGAAAAGGTCGATATCCTCAATATAAACAACGGAGCCCGGCTGACGACCTATATCATCAATGGCAAAGAAGGTGAAGTCTGTCTCAACGGAGCTGCAGCCAGACTGGCGCAGAGAGGCGACAAAGTGATCATCTGCTCTTATTGCGGACTCGATTCTGAGGAAGCGAAAGGCCACAAGCCCCAGGTGGCTCTACTCGATGAAAACAACCGGATTATCAAAGAGGGGATTAAGTAA
- a CDS encoding response regulator → MINILHVERGSFFRKVIKDIAAQSGLIHYEADSSEAALEILKKEPVDLVITGLELADVSGEEFVERLRRTQFNDIPVMVISSSDSMEDYEKMFKLGVVDFIHKKDISYDRFNRYVQSIVKEDRLVTKLREINIAVLDDSQVSLNVIRNIFTLNKIQNVDYFKDPKELLASNKNYAIYILDLILPEVSGDEVIMKVREKSSDNVIISISSVKNYKTISNILLIGADDYIIKPFDSNVFMARLKATVRTLLLLEEIKELKSRLR, encoded by the coding sequence ATGATAAACATATTGCATGTAGAAAGAGGATCGTTCTTCAGGAAGGTAATCAAGGATATCGCAGCTCAGTCGGGACTGATTCATTATGAAGCGGACAGCTCCGAAGCGGCACTGGAAATTCTCAAAAAAGAGCCGGTCGATCTTGTAATCACCGGCCTGGAGCTGGCAGATGTCTCGGGAGAGGAATTTGTCGAGAGATTGAGGCGGACTCAATTCAACGATATCCCCGTCATGGTGATTTCATCCAGCGACTCCATGGAAGATTACGAGAAGATGTTCAAACTGGGGGTTGTGGATTTCATTCATAAAAAAGACATCTCCTACGACCGGTTCAATCGTTATGTCCAATCGATCGTCAAGGAAGACCGACTGGTTACGAAACTGAGAGAAATCAATATCGCCGTACTCGACGACAGCCAGGTGAGCCTCAATGTTATCCGTAATATTTTCACTCTCAATAAAATACAGAATGTCGATTACTTCAAGGATCCCAAAGAACTGCTGGCGTCCAATAAGAACTACGCGATCTATATTCTTGATTTGATTCTGCCGGAAGTTTCCGGCGACGAAGTGATTATGAAGGTCCGGGAGAAATCGAGCGATAACGTCATAATATCGATTTCCAGCGTTAAAAATTACAAAACCATCTCCAATATTCTGCTCATCGGCGCCGATGACTACATCATAAAACCCTTCGACTCCAATGTGTTTATGGCCAGGTTGAAAGCGACAGTCAGAACGCTGCTGCTTCTGGAGGAAATTAAAGAGCTGAAGAGCCGGCTCAGGTAA
- the panC gene encoding pantoate--beta-alanine ligase, translated as MRIIRSIEEWRDIFRYHKRERRSVGLVPTMGALHDAHISLVKASMEENDLTAVSIFVNPTQFNNPDDLNNYPLTWDEDVRKLEEAGVDYLLYPSYEDMYRDGYKYKLIETDYSQDLCGTARPGHFDGVLSVVMKLINITKATRAYFGEKDWQQYRLIAGMAEAFFLDTEIIPCPIVREESGLAMSSRNKMLTPEELEIAPNFNRIITSGKSINEMKAELESLGMKVDYLKEKEGRIFGAVFLGKARLIDNVPL; from the coding sequence ATGAGAATCATCAGATCCATAGAAGAATGGAGAGACATTTTCAGGTATCATAAAAGGGAAAGACGCTCTGTCGGACTGGTGCCCACAATGGGAGCCCTTCACGACGCCCACATCAGTCTGGTAAAAGCATCGATGGAAGAGAATGACCTGACGGCCGTTTCCATCTTCGTCAATCCGACCCAGTTCAACAATCCCGACGACCTCAATAATTACCCGCTGACCTGGGATGAAGATGTGCGGAAGCTCGAGGAAGCGGGAGTCGATTATCTCCTCTACCCCTCCTATGAAGATATGTACCGCGACGGTTATAAATACAAACTCATTGAAACTGATTACTCGCAGGATCTGTGCGGAACCGCCAGACCGGGCCACTTCGACGGCGTTCTCTCTGTCGTTATGAAACTGATCAATATCACGAAAGCGACAAGGGCTTATTTCGGAGAGAAAGACTGGCAGCAGTACCGCCTTATCGCCGGCATGGCCGAAGCGTTTTTCCTCGATACGGAAATCATCCCCTGCCCCATTGTCAGAGAGGAGAGCGGACTGGCCATGAGTTCCCGGAACAAGATGCTGACTCCCGAAGAGCTGGAGATCGCTCCTAACTTCAACAGAATCATCACTTCTGGGAAAAGCATCAATGAGATGAAAGCGGAGCTGGAGTCCCTGGGAATGAAAGTGGATTATCTGAAAGAAAAGGAAGGACGGATATTCGGTGCCGTTTTTCTCGGAAAAGCGAGGTTGATAGACAATGTCCCCCTCTAA
- a CDS encoding phosphopantothenoylcysteine decarboxylase, producing the protein MKILITSGGTEEPIDGVRYITNFSTGKTGAVIADRLTDLGADVTLLHGKRAHLPEKDMEQYSFTSFASLDEKLEELLSSEDFDAIIHLAAVSDYTVDYIETEDGKRITPDDKGKISSDSDGLILRLKRNYKILQRLKTYSRRGKELLVIGFKLTDTDSKVEMAEAVTKQLKGGFVDLVVHNNLRDITPSVHPAGLYLPKGELLCRTGTKEELAEKLFSFLQSENNRKAKAESLQKGESN; encoded by the coding sequence GTGAAGATACTGATTACTTCGGGAGGAACGGAGGAACCGATCGACGGCGTCCGCTACATAACCAATTTCTCCACGGGCAAAACCGGTGCGGTCATCGCCGATAGACTGACAGATCTTGGCGCGGATGTGACACTTCTCCATGGCAAGCGAGCCCATCTACCCGAAAAAGATATGGAACAGTACAGCTTTACCAGCTTTGCCAGTCTGGATGAAAAGCTTGAAGAGCTCCTTTCATCGGAAGATTTTGATGCGATTATTCATCTGGCAGCCGTCAGCGATTATACGGTCGACTATATCGAAACCGAAGATGGAAAAAGAATCACCCCTGATGATAAAGGGAAAATCAGCTCTGACAGCGACGGCCTGATACTCCGGCTGAAAAGGAATTACAAAATTCTTCAAAGGCTGAAGACTTACAGCCGGAGAGGGAAAGAACTGTTGGTAATCGGTTTCAAGCTGACCGATACGGACTCGAAAGTGGAGATGGCGGAAGCTGTGACAAAGCAGCTGAAAGGCGGCTTTGTCGATCTTGTTGTTCACAACAATCTGAGAGACATCACGCCATCGGTCCATCCGGCCGGGCTCTATCTGCCAAAGGGAGAGCTGCTCTGCAGAACCGGAACCAAGGAAGAACTTGCCGAAAAGCTCTTCAGTTTTCTTCAATCGGAAAACAACCGGAAGGCTAAGGCAGAAAGTTTACAAAAAGGAGAATCAAACTGA
- a CDS encoding type III pantothenate kinase — protein sequence MILCLDVGNTQLYGGLFKEDKVIFRFRKVMNKGISSDEIGIFLRSVIRENGLDPSDVSRIAYCSVVPDLNHSLENSCRHYFDLEPFSLKPGVKTGLKIKYSNPGEVGADRIADAIGAYTLFPGKDIIIVDFGTATTIEVLTKNREYLGGAIVPGMKIAMQALEERTAKLPKVEIVKPTKACGRSTIESIQSGLYFGNLGIIKEITRMITKESFEGGKPMIIGTGGFSGLYRDSGVFDEIIPDLVLDGIYKAQELNK from the coding sequence ATGATATTATGTCTCGATGTGGGAAATACCCAGTTATACGGAGGGCTTTTCAAGGAAGATAAAGTTATTTTCCGTTTCAGAAAAGTTATGAATAAGGGGATCTCTTCCGATGAGATAGGGATTTTCCTCCGTTCCGTCATAAGAGAAAACGGACTCGATCCTTCGGATGTCAGCCGCATTGCCTATTGCAGCGTCGTACCGGATCTAAATCACTCCTTAGAAAACAGCTGCCGCCATTATTTCGATCTTGAGCCCTTTTCCCTGAAACCGGGAGTGAAAACGGGATTGAAAATAAAATACAGCAACCCCGGTGAGGTTGGGGCGGACAGAATCGCCGACGCCATCGGAGCCTATACCCTTTTCCCCGGTAAAGATATTATCATTGTCGATTTCGGGACAGCCACGACAATCGAGGTTCTGACGAAAAACAGGGAATATCTGGGCGGAGCCATTGTACCGGGGATGAAAATTGCCATGCAGGCGCTGGAAGAGCGAACGGCGAAACTGCCGAAAGTGGAAATAGTGAAACCGACCAAAGCCTGCGGACGGTCGACAATTGAAAGCATCCAGTCAGGTCTTTATTTCGGGAATCTCGGAATTATCAAAGAAATTACCAGAATGATTACAAAAGAGAGCTTTGAAGGCGGCAAACCGATGATTATCGGGACGGGGGGCTTCTCCGGTCTCTATCGGGATTCCGGCGTGTTCGACGAGATAATCCCCGATCTCGTTCTTGACGGGATATACAAAGCACAGGAGCTGAACAAATGA
- a CDS encoding amino acid permease, producing MSDNSIKTELSRELNLFHLTMLGLGMMIGAGVFLGIGNSIHHAGPGGVILTFAFNGVLALCTAMSYAELSSAIPRAGGAFNFAKLAFGSHMSFLAGWMEWFASSVAGSMYAVTFSIYTMRYLDTLGFLPAGLADTLIKPVAVAIALLFLIINYRGASETGKVGAIMTLGQTLFLVLLAIIGIYVAIKEPHRLLNFQPFLPKGWGRLLMTMGFTYVAFEGFEVIAQAGDEAINPRKNLPKAMILSVSVAALTYIGVAFATIVSVQAGHEGIDIPWEWIGSFGEKGFGEAVSRLIPAGNILLTIAVIFASTSALNSTVFSATRASYALGRDELLPPVFAKISPKRKTPVGALTLTGVIIVFVASFLPTMDVASSASIMFLFLFFVVNLSVIIIRRKLGDEMKYGYIMPLFPLFPIIAIIMQAVLAIWLVEMSLVAWIIAPLWIISGSAIYFLYAKSHMKPSEVELEVIEEDHSETNGRYREQVMMAVANPENVPLLAEVTRSLVPDNEALVEFLHMVPVPGAVALSDAEKFLKSGKEAIDKAEELLSETYSTASTIRYCRNISRGIITTVKERHSKTLIMGWHGKPGNKQFSLGSTLDPVICGTPGNVIVVKGDVKPKKIKTVLVPLFGGLNDALAMKAAERLLPDEGGEITAFYSNRAKMRPGHIYNIMRNIVDNPDVIIHEMNTHHARMENLIVEEAKFHDLLVLGISEPRTSRLGFPSLSERIAARVPSPMLLVKTNSILRKLAKRLF from the coding sequence GTGTCTGATAATTCCATAAAAACCGAACTATCGCGGGAACTGAATCTATTCCACCTGACCATGCTCGGACTGGGCATGATGATCGGTGCGGGTGTATTTCTGGGAATCGGGAATTCGATCCACCATGCCGGACCGGGAGGAGTGATTCTCACCTTCGCCTTCAACGGGGTGCTGGCCCTCTGTACGGCTATGTCCTATGCCGAGCTGAGTTCGGCTATTCCCAGAGCGGGAGGAGCCTTCAATTTCGCCAAACTGGCTTTCGGATCCCATATGAGTTTTCTCGCCGGCTGGATGGAGTGGTTCGCCTCCAGCGTAGCCGGTTCCATGTATGCCGTTACATTTTCAATCTATACGATGCGCTATCTCGATACGCTGGGGTTTCTCCCCGCAGGACTGGCGGATACTCTGATAAAGCCTGTGGCTGTGGCAATAGCGCTCCTTTTCCTGATAATCAATTACAGGGGAGCTTCGGAAACAGGTAAGGTCGGAGCCATTATGACGCTGGGACAGACGCTCTTCCTGGTTCTGCTTGCCATTATCGGGATTTATGTTGCCATAAAAGAACCCCACAGACTTCTGAATTTCCAGCCCTTCCTTCCCAAAGGATGGGGACGGCTCTTGATGACCATGGGATTCACCTATGTGGCTTTTGAAGGGTTCGAAGTCATCGCCCAGGCGGGAGATGAAGCCATCAATCCCCGAAAGAACCTCCCCAAGGCGATGATTCTCTCAGTATCAGTAGCTGCTCTGACGTATATCGGCGTAGCCTTCGCGACCATAGTGTCTGTTCAGGCCGGCCATGAGGGGATCGACATTCCCTGGGAGTGGATCGGTTCTTTCGGAGAGAAGGGATTCGGCGAAGCGGTATCCCGGCTGATACCGGCGGGAAATATCCTGCTGACCATTGCCGTCATTTTCGCATCCACATCCGCTCTTAACTCGACGGTTTTCTCGGCGACCCGGGCTTCCTATGCTCTCGGCAGGGATGAGCTTTTGCCACCTGTTTTTGCTAAAATCTCCCCGAAAAGAAAGACCCCCGTCGGCGCTCTTACACTGACAGGAGTGATCATCGTATTCGTCGCTTCATTCCTGCCTACGATGGATGTGGCTTCAAGTGCCAGCATCATGTTTCTCTTTCTCTTTTTCGTCGTCAACCTGAGCGTCATCATCATCAGAAGAAAGTTGGGTGATGAGATGAAATACGGCTATATCATGCCGCTTTTCCCGCTCTTTCCCATAATAGCTATTATCATGCAGGCCGTTCTGGCCATCTGGCTGGTTGAAATGTCACTTGTAGCCTGGATAATCGCCCCTCTCTGGATCATCTCAGGCTCAGCTATCTACTTCCTTTATGCCAAATCCCATATGAAGCCCTCGGAAGTGGAGTTGGAAGTCATTGAAGAAGATCATAGTGAAACTAACGGCAGATACAGGGAACAGGTGATGATGGCTGTAGCCAATCCGGAAAATGTCCCGCTCCTGGCGGAAGTGACCCGGTCGCTGGTTCCCGATAATGAGGCTCTGGTGGAATTCCTTCATATGGTTCCCGTACCGGGGGCCGTGGCGCTTTCCGACGCGGAGAAATTCCTGAAAAGCGGCAAGGAAGCCATTGATAAGGCGGAAGAACTGCTAAGCGAAACGTACTCTACAGCCAGTACGATCCGCTACTGCCGCAATATCTCCCGGGGCATTATAACCACGGTTAAGGAGCGGCACAGCAAGACCTTGATTATGGGATGGCACGGCAAACCGGGAAACAAGCAGTTCTCTCTGGGAAGCACGCTGGATCCGGTTATCTGCGGGACTCCGGGAAATGTGATAGTCGTCAAAGGCGATGTGAAACCGAAAAAAATAAAAACCGTTCTGGTTCCCCTCTTCGGCGGACTGAATGACGCTCTGGCCATGAAAGCGGCGGAAAGGCTTCTCCCCGATGAAGGTGGAGAGATAACCGCCTTCTATTCCAACAGGGCCAAAATGCGGCCGGGCCATATCTACAACATCATGCGGAATATCGTCGACAATCCCGACGTGATCATTCACGAAATGAACACCCATCACGCCCGGATGGAGAACCTGATCGTAGAGGAAGCGAAATTTCACGACCTGCTGGTGCTGGGGATCTCGGAACCGCGGACTTCCAGGCTCGGCTTCCCTTCCCTTTCCGAGAGGATTGCCGCGAGGGTTCCGAGTCCCATGCTGCTGGTCAAGACGAACAGCATACTGCGCAAGCTGGCGAAGCGACTTTTTTAA